Within the Acidipropionibacterium acidipropionici genome, the region GGGATGCTGGCCGGCGCCGATGACATCGACGGTACCGGGATCCTCCGGACCGGCGGCACACCGAAGGTCATGGGCGGGGTCCGGGCCCCTTCGACCCTGGGCACCTTCCTGCGCAGCTTCACCCACGGGCACGTGCTGCAGTTGGGGGCGGTCAACCGGAAACTACTGGAACATCTGGCCCCGGTGGTGCCGGGCCTGTTCGGCGCCGACCCGCTGATCACAGTCGATCTGGACGACACCATCCGGGAACTCCACGGCTACCGCAAGCAGGGTGTGGCCTACGGCTACAACAAGGTCAAAGGGCTCAACGCCATCCTGGCCGTCGTCTCCTCGGACTCCTGCCCGCCAGTGATCACCGGGGCCGGGCTGCGCCGCGGCAACGTGAAATCAGGAGATCATGCCGCCTGGCACGCCACACGGTCCATCACCCTGGCCCGCACGGTCCGTCCCGGCACCCAGATCCTGGGGCGGGCCGACTCGGCCTTCTGCACCTGCGAGACGATCCACGCCTTCGCCGATCACGGCTGCTGGTTCAGTGTGACGATCCCCGCCTGGCCGACCGTGACCGCGGCGATCTCCGGTATCGACGAGCAGGCGTGGACACCCATCCGGTACCCGCATGCGGTCATCGAACCCGAGACCGGGGAACTCATCAGCGATGCGGAGGTTGCCGAGACCCCGTTCACCGCGTTCGTCTCCCACCCGAAAGATGAGCAGGTGTCCTGCCGGCTGGTGGTCCGCCGGGTCAAGCGCCTGAACCCGGCCGGCCAGGACCCGCTGGTCGAGTCGTACCGGTACCACGCGTTCATCACGAACTCCGATCTGGACACCGTCGAGGCCGACCGCAGGCATCGGGATCATGCGATCGTCGAGCAGGTCATCGCCGAGCTCAAGGCCGGACCCCTGGCCCACCTGCCCTCGGGCCGGTTCACCGCCAACGCCGCCTGGCTGGCCTGCGCGGTGATCGCGTTCAACCTGTCACGCGCCGCGGCCCACGCCGCTGGCATGAGTACAGCGAGAATGCCCACCATCACCCGCAGGCTGATCATGATCCCCGCCCGGATCGCACACCGGGCCCGCCGCCGGTACCTCCACATGCCCCGCCGCTGGCCCTGGGCCACCCAGTTCACAAGACTGTGGACCACCGCCACCGCTGTCGGCCCGCCCCTCGCATTGGCCAGTTGACCATCCGGGCCCCAAAGCCCCTGACCAAGGAACCAGCAGTGGACACGCCGGGCAGACCGGCGGGTGACCCATGCCCTCAATCCGAACCACAGGGATCACACAGCCGGACACTGCATACAGAACCGCATCGGTGGATCAAGGCTCAGTAGCCCAGCTTCTTCTTGCGCTCGGGCAGCCAGGCGATGGCGTCGCGGATGCCGTCGGCCGGGGTGAGCTCGGCGGTCCAGCCGAGCAGATCCTTCGCGCGGTGGGAGACGGTGTAGGCGCCGGCGACGTCACCGGGGCGCGGCGGGCCGTAGACCACATCGAGGGGCTGGCCGGTGCCGGTCTGGAAGGCCTCGACGAGCTCCTTGACGGTGACGCCGTTGCCGGTGCCGATGTTGAATACCTGGTAGGGCTCCTCGGCAGTCACCTCGTCGAGGTGCTCCAGGGCGGCCACGTGGGCCTTCGCCAGATCCCACACATGGATGAAATCGCGAATCCCCGAGCCGTCGCGGGTGGGCCACTCGGCGCCGGTGACCGTGAAGGTGGACTTCTCCAGCCAGGCGTCGATCATCTTGCCCAGCACGTGGGTCGGGTGCTCGATCTGCTGGCCGGTGCGCAGCTTCGGGTCCGAGCCGATCGGGTTGAAGTAGCGCAGCGACAGGGCCTTGAGGTCGGAAGCGTGGGCGGCGTCCTTCAGGATGTACTCCACCATGAACTTGGTGGTGGCATAGGGCGAGCCCGGATCCAGCGCGGACTGCTCGGTCACCTTGAACTCGGAGTCGGTGGCGTAGATGGAGGCCGAGGAGGAGAAGAGGATGCGGTTGACGCCGTTGCGCGCCATTCCCTGGAGCAGCTTGACCGTCTTGCCGACGTTGTTCTCGTAGTAGGCCAGGGGCTGGGTGACGGACTCCGGCACGATGATCTTGGCCGCGCAGTGCACGACGGCGTCGATCTGATTCTCGGAGAAGACGCGATCGAGGAGATCCTGGTCCGCGATGTCGCCCTCGTAGAAGGTGCGATCGCCGACGAACTCGCGGCGTCCCGCCGACAGGTCGTCGAGGACCACCACCTCGTGGCCGGCCTCCTCGCAGGCCGACCCGACTGTCGATCCGATATATCCCGCTCCGCCCGTGATGAGAATCCTCATCTGTGACCCATGCCTTTCGTCGCTGGTCAGCTGTCCACGCCTATCCTACGGACCCGCCCGGGACCGGCCGGCGCCGGAATTCAACGACGTCGGACTTCGACGACGCCGACTCTCGACACCGGAGCGGGCGCTCCCACACTTCACAGACGGCTCTTCGCCTCCTTCAGCAGGGTGCCCGGGTCGATCCACATCGAGGGGTACTCGCCCTTCCATTGCTGGACTCCATCGGCGTCGATCAGCACGAACCCGTGCCCGGGCAGGTTGGCGTGCATGCCCTTGCCGAGGACCCCGTACGCCTTGGACACGGCCCCGTCGTCGAGCAGATAGGGCGTCTTCACCCCGAACTGGGCCAGGTCGGGCTTGATCTGGTCAGCCGTGTTCATCACGATCGGCAGGACGGTGATGCCGGCCCGGGCGAAGCCGGGGTTCTTCTCGATCTCGGCCATCTGCTGGGTGCACGCGCCACAACCGGCGCCCTCGTTGAAGTACAGCAGGACGGGCTTGCCACGGTAGTCGGACAGGGAGACCGTCCTGCCGGCGGTCGTCTTCAAGGTGAACGCGGGCGCCTGCCCGGTGGCGGTGGTGTCGGTGGCCCGCGCACTCCAGAGGCCGAACGCGACCAGGCCCACGACGACGAGCGACACGACAGCCGTGACGATGCGGGTGATCCGGCGCCGCTTCCTCGTGCGCGCCTTCTCCTGGTCGACCTGCTGGTGGAGTCGTTGCCGTGCGGAGGCCCGGTGGGTGCTTGGGTATGGTGTGGTGGCCATGGTCAGCTCCTAGGTGCGTGGAGATCGTCGGTGGTGTCGTGGCACGACGGCGTTGGCGCCTCCGCCGCGTCGGTCGGATCCGCGCCGGAGGGCCCGGGAGCCCGGGCCGGAGCCGGTCGGCGGCGGTCGCGCAGGGTGAACCAGATGAAGACCGCGGCCAGGGCGAGCAGGCCCAGCCCCAGGACCGGGTCGGGCACCGGGGCGAGCCAGGAGAGAACGGTCTCGGCGAACTGCGTCACCCCGGCGCCGGCGGCGCGCTGGAACCAGGTCGCATTGCCGGTCATCGTCGTGGAATCGGCCAGTGAGATCACCCCGATGCCCATCGCGATGAACGCGATCGCCACGACCAGGTTGACGGTGTTGGTGTGCAGCGCACGGCCCGCCACCCGCAGGGTGACCGGACGGGCCCTGCCCCACCGTCGCTGGTCGAGGTGGGCCGCGTCCCACACCAAGGCCATCACCAGGAGCGGGATCACCATGCCGAACACGAAGGCCAGGCCCAGCAGCAGGCCGCCGATCGGATTGCTGGACAACGCCGAGAGCGTCATCACCCCGACCAGCACCGGAGCACAGCAGCTGGAGGCGATGCCGGAGAACACCCCCAGGCTGAAGAACGTCGCGGAGTCACCGCGAGTGGTGTCCGGAGCCTGCAGCACCGACGGCATCGACCACATCTTCCCAGTCAGGGCCAGGAGGCCCAGCCCGATCATCAACAGGCCTCCGGCCCAGTACAGCGGACCGTGGTACTTGGCGATCGCCCCGGCGAGGATGCTGGCCCCCAGCGTGATGGGGACCAGCACCAGGGCCAGGCCAGCGGCGAAGACGAAGGTGAGGGGCAGCAGGCGCCACCGGTTGTTCTTCACCGCCGCCGCGAGGTAGGAGGGGGCCAGGAAGACGATGCAGCACGGCGCAAAAAGGGCGACCGTCCCGGCGAAGAAGGCCGCGAGGATACTGCCGGTGACCAGCAGTTGGGCACCCATCAGCGGACCGCCCTCTTCGACAGGGCCCGGTCCAGCTTGCGGCGAGGCAGCCGTCCGACGCTGAATCGCTTCCCGTCGATGAGGACCAGCGGGAACATGGCCGGCCTGTGAGCGGCCTGGAGGGCCTTCCCGTAGGCCGATCCGACGGACACGATGTCGAGATCCAACTCTGCGCGGGAGGACCGCGCCGAGAGTTCGGATCGCGCGTCCTCGCAGTACTGGCACCCGGTGGTGACGAGCAGGGTGACACCCGGAAGTCCACTGACGTTCGTCTCTGCAGTGGTCGGCGGGTGGTGAGTCATGTCCATGGGCTCTAGGTTGGACCCGCCGGATGTTGCGACCGTCAAGGCATCGTCAAGATTCAGTTTCTATCGACGTACGAGGTAGTACGTCAGGTGTTCGGCGGCCATGAGCCTCCCGCCGGGGCTCCACCTGCCGAGTGCAGGACAGTCGTCCGCTCAGGGAAGATATTTCCTGGGCCAGGTACTCCCGCAATGTCCGGGCCATCTGGCCCACTGCTCGGGCGGCCCTGCAGTCGGCGCGGGCAGGATCCCCGGGGCTCAGTGTCGATGACCTGAGGAGTGATCATCCGGGCCGTGGTTCATCAAGGCCATCATCGCGCCCATCATGGCCAGGCAGCCCACCGCGTAGAGGATCGCTCCCCCGCCGGCCTTGTCGGTCACCACCAGGTAGCCGACGACCAGGAGCATCGGGGCGCACATCAGCAGATGCACCCAGTGGTTGTGGCCTGCACGGTGTGCGGGGACCTGTTCTGTTCCGAGTTGGGCCATATCGACCGACCGGGCAGGGTCGGGGGGCGCGGAGAGGCTACGGCCGACGTTCCGATCGACGTCGGTCCGGGACCCGGGGCTAACCGGGAATGTGGGGTCACTGTAGGGGAAATCGGGATCCATGATCGCTCCTATGCGCGATGGGCTGGTGTCCTTCGAGAGTCGCGCACGAAGGTGATGGCCAAGGATGGGAACGGTCAAGGTTGCATCAAATCTGCGCCGCCGGTCCCAGCCGAGGATGGGCCCGACGGTGCGACGATTCAGGCGCAGACGGGCTGCGGTCTAGCTGACGTAGTTGAGGCCGATCATCATGCCGGCCTCGGCGTGGTAGATGTTGTGGCAGTGCACAGCCCACTTGCCGGCGTTGTCGGCGTCCAGGTCGATCGGCAACTGTTCCATCGGCCCGAGCAGGACGGTGTCCTTGCGCAGTCCCGACGGCAGGGCGAAGGTGTGGCCGTGCAGGTGCAGCGGATGGGTCATCATCGTCATGTTCATCACGTTGATCCGCAGGCGCTGCCCGGCCCTGAGGGTCAGGGGCGTGTTCTTGCCGAACGGTGCGCCGTTGATGCCCCACTGGTAGGGCTGCATGGAGCCCTCCAGGCTCAGTTGCGCGGTGGCGTCCGGGTTCTTGGTCGCCAGCTTGGCCGATGTGGCGGGCTTCAGCCGGGAGCCGATGAGGACCTGTCCACCCAGTTCGGCCGGCGACACGTCTACGGCGGGGGCACTGCCGGCACCGGTGCGGATCAGGCCCAGGGCCTGGCCGCCCGATGTCTTGCTGAACGGTCGGGCCACCAGTGGGAAGACCCCGTCGCCCAGGGTGACGACCGCGTCGTAGCGCTCGCCCATGCCAATGTAAAATGCGTCCACATCCTGCGGGACCACCGGATGGCCGTCGGTGTGGGTGATCGTCATCCTGTGCCCGCCCAATGCGACGGTGAAGATGGTGTCGGAGGCCGCATTGATGATGCGCAGGCGGACCTTCTGCCCCGGCTTGGCGGCGAACGTGTCCGGTGCGGCGGGGACCTTGCCGTTCAGCAGGAAGTACGGGTAGGTCACGTCGCCGGCATCTCCCCACGGCTGGGCACCCGTCGAGGAGCCCATGGCGCCGTGATCCATCCCACCCATCCCGCTGATGCCGCCGTTGGAGGAGGCGGAGGCCGCCCCGCCCGCGGCGGTGAGTTCCTTGAGGACGTCGTCAGGTGTGCGGCCGGTCCCGTCGACCCAGTCGTCGAGGACGACGACCCATTCGGCGTCGTAGCCGTCGAGTTCGCGCGGGTCGTCGATGATCAACGGCGCGTACAGGCCGCGATCGAGCTGGACCCCGACATGGGGATGGAAGAAGTAGGTGCCGGGGTCGGGCGCGGTGAACTCGTAGACGAACTTCGCACCTGGCTTGACGGGGTCCTGTGTCATGCCGGGCACCCCGTCTGCTGCGTTGCGCAGCCGGATGCCGTGCCAGTGGATCGACGTGTCGGCCGGCAACTGGTTGTCCAGGGTCAGGCGCAGGAAGTCCCCGGCCTTCGCGCGGATCAGCGGCCCCGGCACGGTGTCGCCGTAGGCCCAGGTCGCGACCTTCGGGCCGCCCAGGTCGAGCGTGGTCGGCCTGGCCACCAGGCTCTTCTCCTCGACGTCCTGTCCCGGTGAGGGCGTTGCTGCCCCTGCCGGACCCACCGGCGCTGCTCCAGGCCCGGGCACCCCCTTGGTGGTGCAGGCGGTCAGGGCTACCGCGCCCAGGCCCAGCCCTCCGGCCAGCAGGGCTCGGCGTGACAGACGTTCCATGGTGGTGCCCTTCATGTCTCAACGGTTCGGTGGTCGGGACGACGGCCAGGAAGGACCTGGATCTGCGCGCGTAGGTGCACGTACTCCTCGACAGTGATCTCTCCCCGGGCCAGCCGCTGCTCCAACAGATCGACCTCTTCGGACCTCGCAGATCCCCCGGGGCGGGCAGAGGTCGGGGAAGTGTGTGTGTCCCGATCGATGTAGAGCGCACGTATGGTCAGGAAGACGAGGGTCCAGAGGGCCGCGGTGCCGGCGATCATGACGATCCACATGCTCCACCCGGGGTATCCACCGGTCGCGTCCATCGTCCTCTCCCTTCCAGGTCGTATCAGTGCTCTCTGCTCGACTCTCGCCCAACCAGATAGGGAACTCGTCACAGGTTCGTTCAGGTTCGGTCAAGATGCACCCGGGAGGGCATCCGCGGGCAGGAGAACCGTCAACGCGCGGAGCACACTGTCTACGTGAATGCAGCAGAAGCAGAACCGGTGGCCCAGGTCCTGGTGGTTGACGACGAGAAGCCACTGGCCGGCATAGTCGCGGCCTACCTCTCCAGGGAGGGCTACCGGACCCGCCTGGCTTACACCGGCCCCGACGCGGTCGCCGCCGCCCAGGAACATGCCCCCGACGTCGTGATCCTCGACCTCGGTCTACCCGGGATGGACGGGGTGGAGGTCTGCCGCACGATCCGGACATTCAGCGACTGCTACATCATCATGGTCACCGCACGGGAGGACGAGGTCGACAAACTCATCGGCCTGACGGTCGGGGCAGACGACTACATGACCAAGCCGTTCAGCATGCGCGAACTCGTCGCCCGTGTGCAGACCGTGCTGCGCCGCCCCCGCACACCCACCACGAGCAGGCGCCCCATGGAAGAGCCGCCGCGGATATTCGGTGATCTGCGGGTCGACGTCGCCGGGCGCGAGGTCCATCTGGCCGGGGTCCTGATCGACCTGACCCCCACCGAGTTCGACATCCTCGCCACGCTGACCTCCCGCCCCAAGCTCGCCTTCTCCCGCCGCCAGATCCTGGACTTGGTGTGGGGTGAGGGCTGGACCGGAGATGACCATGTCATCGACGTCCACGTCGCCCACCTGCGCCAAAAACTCGGCGACGACTCGACCACCCCCCGTTACGTCCGCACGGTCCGTGGCGTCGGTTATCGCGTGGGCCAGGGATGAGACCCATGCGGTGGCTGCGTGAAACCTTGGCCGGTAGGCTCCTGCTCGGTCAGACGCTGGTCCTGGTGGCCAGCTTCCTCACCGCCGGCCTGATCGCCTCGATGGTGGGGCCCCAGATCTTCCATGTCCACCTCGTCCAGTCCGGTCATCCGGCCAACTCCTCGGAACTGGGCCATATCGAACTGGCCTACCGCCAAGCCAGCGCCCTGGTCCTGGGGGTCGCCCTGGTCACCTCCCTGGTCTGTGCGATCCTCGTGACCTGGCTGGTGAGCCGCCACCTGCGCCGGTCCATGGACGAACTGACCGATGCCGCCCGTGAGCTTTCCCGTGGCCACTACTCCCGCCGCGTCCCCGCGGTCGGTCGTGGGGGCGAACTGGATACGTTCGCGGCCGCGTTCAACTCTATGGCTGCCCGGCTCGAGGACGTCGAGGCCACCCGTCGACGGCTGTTGTCCGACCTCGCCCATGAACTGCGTACTCCCATCGCCACCCTCAGCGCCTACCACGAGGGGCTCTTCGACGGGGTTTCCGAACTGGATGACGACACGCGGGCGGTGCTGACCGCCCAGACCGACCGGCTGACCCGCCTCGCCCGCGACATCGACGATGTCTCCCGGGCAGAAGAGGGCCGTCTGCGCCTCGACCGCCAGCCCCACCAGGTCGCCGGCCTGATCGCCACCAGCGTCGACAGCATCCGACCCCGTTACCACGACAAGGGCGTTGCTCTCATCACCGACGTGACGACCGACATCGACCTCACCGTCGATGTCGACGAGACCCGCCTCGGACAGGTCCTCGGCAACCTCCTCACCAATGCACTGCGCCACACCCCACCCGGCGGATCCGTCACCATCACCACACGCCCCGCCTCCGACGAAGTGGCCGTCACCATCACCGACACCGGCGAAGGCCTCCTGGCGTCCCAACTGCCCCACGTCTTCGAACGCTTCTACCGCGGCGACACCGCTCGGGACCGAGACCGCTCCGGGTCCGGCATCGGCCTCACCATCAGCAAAGCGATCATCGACGCCCACGGCGGCACCATCACCGCCCACAGCGACGGCCAGGGGCAGGGAGCCACCTTCGAGATCCTGCTACCACTGTCACGCCCATGACACCGCACCAGCCGACACGGGCTGGCGGCCCACCTCGAGTACGCATGGCGGGCGACGACCCTGTCAAGGATGAGAACAGTCGTCCCTCTCCTGCACGATGTTCTTCACCGTCAGGAACAGCATGATCACCTCCCTGCTCGGCCGACACCTCCGGATCACCGGGTTCGCCCGCCCCGCGCTGTCTCGCAGACCGCACCGGGGACGGGGCAAGGGCTCGAGGCCGATCGGGATGTCGTGGCGAGGCGGATCGAGCGCTCCGGCGGGCCCGCTCGAGGGCGAGGAGAACCCGTCCGGCAAGCAGGGGCGCCACCGCGAGAAGTGATCCCGACAGCGCCACTCCATTCCGGCCGCGGGGGACGCCGGCGCCTTGAGCGATGTCACCAGCGAACCGGAGGCTGCGGTCGCGGAGCGGCACGGCTGCCAGGATGCCCAGGATGCCGATGAGCACGAGTCCGAAGGCTCCGGCACCGGGTGGGCGAGGGCGGTGATCCCGAGCCGCTCGTCCACGGCGTCCAAGAACCTGCGCCAGGGGTCCCGGCGCGTCGTCCCCGCCGCATCAACGGTCCTCGCCGGGCCCCGCCATCAAGGGGGGATCTGCTCCCAACACGCCGTCCTGACGCTCACCAGAGACGGAGGACGGCGTGTTGGGAGGAGATTCTCCACTCCTGCATGCCGATCCTTGACGCCGGCCGGTCTGGACCCGGATCGGTTGAGGAGGCTCCATAAACTGGCCGTGATGAGTGGAAGTGGCCGTGCGATCCCGAACCCGGCGCCCCAGCAGAGGGCCGGGAACGGCGTCCGCGCGCGCCTCACCAGGTTCACCGCCGGCCGCAGCGCCGCCGCCCAGGAGCAGCTCTCCATCCCCGGCATGGAGGAGGTGCTCAACCCGCAGGTCGACGACGGCCGCCCCCAGGATTCGGAACGGGCCCTGTGGCTCGACATCACGATCGTCATCTTCCTCACGGTGCTCACCGTGGTGCCCTATCTCACCGCGGTGACCATCCACCCCAGTCCGGAGTACATCGCCGCCCTCATCAGCTCGGCGGTGATGGTCGGGGCCCTCACCGTCCGCAGGGAGAACCCCCTGGTGATGATGGCGATCATCGCCGCCGGCGCCTTCACCCAGTTCCTCTTCGTGCCCTTCCCGGTGCTGTCGATCCTCACCATCCCGGTGGCCTCCTACACGGTGGCCCGCTGGGTGGCCGGCCATGAGGCCCGCCTGGTGCTGTGGTTCGGGGCGGCCGGCGCATTCCTGGGCCCCACCCGCTGGCGCGGCGCGCTGACCGCCGACTACGACCCGTCCACGGGCGCCCCCTGGGTGCTGTGGTTCCTGGCGGTGACGGTCTGCGCCGGCCTCGTGCTCACCCCCTACGCCATCGGCAGGCGGATCCGTGAGGCCGCGCTCATCGAGTCCCAGCAGCGGATCGCCAAGGCCCAGCGGTACCGGTCCATCCTGGCCGAACGCGAACAGGCGACCCGGGTGGCCGAGGAGCGCACCCGCAACGAGATCGCCCGGGAGCTGCACGACATCGTCGCCCACTCGCTGTCGGTGATGATCGTCCAGGCCGAGGGCGGTAAGGCCCTGGCCACCAAGAAACCCGAGAAGGGCATCGAGGTGCTCGACACCATCGCCGACATCGGCCGCGACGCCCTGGTGGAGATGCGCCGGATCGTGGGCGTCCTGCGCCAGGATCCCGAGGAGGGGGCCGACTACTCCCCCTCCCCCGGCCTGGCCGACATCCCCGAACTCGTCGACCGCTCGGGGGACCGGATCACCCTGAATGTCTCGGGACGGCCCCCCGAGGTCTCCCAGGCCCTCGGTCTGACCGCCTACCGGGTGGTCCAGGAGGGCGTCACCAATGTCCTCAAGCACGCCGGCCCGGCGGCCCGGGCGTCCGTGATCGTGCGCTACGGGGCGGCGTCGATGACCATCGAGGTGGTCGACGACGGCCACGGCGGCGCCGTCCAGGGGGACGGACGCGGCCACGGCCTGCAGGGCATGCGCGAGCGGGTGACGTCGATGGGCGGGACGCTGGAGACCGGGCCGCTCGAGGAGGGTTTCCGGGTGCGCGCGGTGCTGCCGCTGGGCCCGACCCGCTGACGTCGCCGTCACCGGATCCCGCTGTCCCATCCCCCACAGAGCGCCAGAGTCTGCACGACGTCGCGTCATCGGGGATCGCTGCGATGCTCATCTGCTCGCCACACTGCGATCACAGACTCCGCACAACGCGCTTTTCCAGACTTCTGCATGACGACGGCCGCCTGGCACTCAGGCGCGTCTGCGGAAGGATGACCAATGACATACGCACCCGCGGTGAGTTCGCCCACCGTCTCCACGGCGCAACCCGGCGCCGGCCCGGCCGAGGAGCCGCGGCGCGTGGCACCGCGCCGGGCCTCGGGCCGCAACCGGTTCACCAGACTGTTCCTCGGCGGCGTCGAGGACCCCCGCTGGGCCCGCCCGGCCCTCTGGGGGCTCATGGTGGCCACGGCCCTTCTCTACCTCGTCAACCTCACCAACTCCGGCTACGCCAACGAGTTCTACGCCGCCTCCGTCAAGTCGGCCACCCAGAGCTGGCGCGCCTGGCTGTGGGCGAGCCTCGACTCCCAGCTGTCGATCACCGTCGACAAGCCCCCGGCGGCAATCTGGATCATGGGCCTGTCGGCCCGGATGTTCGGCTTCTCCAGCTTCAGCCTGCTGCTGCCCCAGGCCCTCATGGGCATCGCCACGGTCGCGCTGACCTACGGCGCCGTGAAGCGGCTGTCCGGCCACGGCGCGGGGCTGATCGCCGGCGCGGCGGTCACCGTGACGCCGGTGGCGGCCATGATGTTCCGCTTCGACAACCCCGACGCGCTGCTCGTGCTGTGCACCACGGCGGCCGGCTACATGGTGGTCCGGGCTCTCCAGTCCGATCGCGGATGCCGTGCCCTCTGGTGGCTGCTCGGGGCCGGCTGGCTCATCGGCCTGGCCTTCCTCACCAAGATGCTGCAGGGCCTGCTCATCCTGCCGGCCCTCGGACTGGTGTACCTGCTGTGCGCCAAGCGCTCCTGGTGGACGCGGATCTGGCATCTGCTGGCGGCCGTCGCCTCGATGATCGTCTCGGCCGGCTGGCTGATCGCCCTGTGCGCGGTGTGGCCGGCCTCCTCACGGCCCTACATCGGCGGTTCCGAGGACAACTCGCTGTGGGATCTGGCCATCGGCTACAACGGCCTGGGCCGCATCTTCGGCGGCTCCGGTAACGGTGGCGGCGGGGGCGGTGGCGGCGGCTTCGGCGGCACCACCGGTGTGCTGCGGATGTTCAACTCCTCCTTCGCCGGCGAGATCAGCTGGCTGATTCCCGCGGCCGCGCTACTTCTGGTCGCCGGGCTCATCGCCCGCGGACGCCGTCCGCTGTCTGATCCGAAGCGGGCCGGGCTCATCCTGTGGGGCACCTCGATGGTCGTCACGGCCGCAGTGTTCAGCTTCATGGAGGGCACCATCCACCCCTACTACGCCGTGGCTCTGGCGCCGCTCATCGGCGGCACCATCGGCTCCGGTGCGGCCGCGCTGTGGCCCCGCGAGGCCGACGGCCGGACCGCCGCCCTGCTCAAGCGGATCACCCTGGCGGTGGCCGTCGCCGTCACCGGCTACTGGGGATTCCACGTCATGGCCACCTACGCCCCCTCCTGGAACGCATGGATCCGCTGGACCGCGCTGATCGTCTCGATCGCCGGCGCCGTCGGCTTCCTCGTCCTCGGGAGCCTGCGCTCCGGCGGCCAGGGACTGCGCAGGGCCGCCGTCGCGGTGCTGCTGGCCGGCACGATCGCCGCCGCCGCTCCCACCGCGTCCTGGTCGGTGGCGACAACCGCCGTCGGGCACTCCGGCTCGACCCCGTCGTCAGGTCCGGCCAGCGCCAC harbors:
- a CDS encoding sensor histidine kinase: MSGSGRAIPNPAPQQRAGNGVRARLTRFTAGRSAAAQEQLSIPGMEEVLNPQVDDGRPQDSERALWLDITIVIFLTVLTVVPYLTAVTIHPSPEYIAALISSAVMVGALTVRRENPLVMMAIIAAGAFTQFLFVPFPVLSILTIPVASYTVARWVAGHEARLVLWFGAAGAFLGPTRWRGALTADYDPSTGAPWVLWFLAVTVCAGLVLTPYAIGRRIREAALIESQQRIAKAQRYRSILAEREQATRVAEERTRNEIARELHDIVAHSLSVMIVQAEGGKALATKKPEKGIEVLDTIADIGRDALVEMRRIVGVLRQDPEEGADYSPSPGLADIPELVDRSGDRITLNVSGRPPEVSQALGLTAYRVVQEGVTNVLKHAGPAARASVIVRYGAASMTIEVVDDGHGGAVQGDGRGHGLQGMRERVTSMGGTLETGPLEEGFRVRAVLPLGPTR
- a CDS encoding ArnT family glycosyltransferase, producing MTYAPAVSSPTVSTAQPGAGPAEEPRRVAPRRASGRNRFTRLFLGGVEDPRWARPALWGLMVATALLYLVNLTNSGYANEFYAASVKSATQSWRAWLWASLDSQLSITVDKPPAAIWIMGLSARMFGFSSFSLLLPQALMGIATVALTYGAVKRLSGHGAGLIAGAAVTVTPVAAMMFRFDNPDALLVLCTTAAGYMVVRALQSDRGCRALWWLLGAGWLIGLAFLTKMLQGLLILPALGLVYLLCAKRSWWTRIWHLLAAVASMIVSAGWLIALCAVWPASSRPYIGGSEDNSLWDLAIGYNGLGRIFGGSGNGGGGGGGGGFGGTTGVLRMFNSSFAGEISWLIPAAALLLVAGLIARGRRPLSDPKRAGLILWGTSMVVTAAVFSFMEGTIHPYYAVALAPLIGGTIGSGAAALWPREADGRTAALLKRITLAVAVAVTGYWGFHVMATYAPSWNAWIRWTALIVSIAGAVGFLVLGSLRSGGQGLRRAAVAVLLAGTIAAAAPTASWSVATTAVGHSGSTPSSGPASATTGGMGGPGGGMGGGGMGGPGGQTGKTGTTGGNAQGGPGGQPGGQGSTTSRSGQRPSGTSQQGQAQGGMGGGGMGGEPNAQLVKLLNATTSKWSAAVVSDQTAASYILSTDTAVFSIGGWSGSDENVTLAQFKKLVASGQIRYFIVSGMGGGGTTTTDSSSSSSSSSTTTGNAQGGPGGQAGGMRGGQGGPGGQGSTNSSASQITSWVTSTFTKKTVGSTTVYDLTAKAS